In Setaria italica strain Yugu1 chromosome IX, Setaria_italica_v2.0, whole genome shotgun sequence, the genomic stretch TCGGATGTTATACTTCAAATGCCACCTGTGAGCTGGTCAGATGAAAAATATTACTTGCATCAGGTTTGGAACTCATCTGCGATATACCCTTGTTTTCATGGTGAATGCATCGCCTTATACTCTTGATAATCTCTCATCTTTGCAGATCTTACCACTGTTCAGCAAATACAGTGCTATCCATTTTAACAAAACAGATGCTCGGTTAGCCAATAACGGTATCAGTACAGAGCTTCAACTGCTTAGATGCCGTGTTAATTTTCATGCACTGAAATTCACCCCTCAAATTGAGGGATTGGGGAATAAACTTGTACATAAACTTCGAGCTAAGGGATCATTTGTAGCCTTGCATTTACGCTATGAGATGGATATGCTGGCCTTTTCTGGTTGCAACCATGGCCTTTCATCTGAAGAAGCTGAGGAGCTAAAAAAAATGAGGTTTGTGGCTTACCCTGTGGCCTGTGTGCTGCCTGAGTAGCACAGCCATCTTTTGGATATGACTCAAGTAGTTCTTTATAGGAAACGGCGAGTTATCATATTACTTCAATGATCTTTATAATTTGTATGGTGACCATTCAAGAAGGGAAAAAATTGTTATGCACTTAACTTGTCTGCCAATGCCAAATATGATGGCATAGATAGTGTGCATAACAGGCCGCTTCCTGTTATCCTCCAAAACAAAAGCATTATGATTCATTTTTGTGTTTTCATTCTAAGCAAAGTGTTGTGGCATCGCTGCTGTTCTTAGCAAAATGGACTACTAAAATGGCCCATCATTCTTGGCTTTGTTAAATTAGTTTATTGCCAGCTTATTCTGCTCTTTCTCATTTTGAAGAGCTAAGTACAAAAAAATGATGCGGAAAGGGGCAGCCACATTATTGAATTATCTCCCTGCTTCAATTCCAACCGAATGAGCAGAATTGCATAAAGAAAGGGATATTCAATACTAACCATAGAATATAAATCCTACTGTGAAAGGCATTTGATAAATCACAGTACAATCTATTACCTACTTATATCTTTGAAACAGTGAAAGTAACAATACAGATTTATTTGTCATTTATTGACATTTACACCTTATTAGGTAAACAAGTCATTGATAATGCAAAATTTTCATTGTAACTGTAGAATGAGAATAGTTCTTCTGAATGGTGTGTGGTTCAACCCTAGTATAGACATGGTGCTTAATACTGACTGTTATTAGACTTGGCCTGCAAGGTATATTAAGGTTCTTTCACTGGGTGCTATTTTTCAAGGATAACCTTTTTTCCCAATTAGATATGCTTATCCATGGTGGAGAGACAAAGAAATTGATTCCCAAGCGAAGAGGTCACAAGGACTATGCCCACTTACTCCTGAGGAGACATCACTTGTTTTGAAAGCCCTGGGATTTCAAAAGGAGGCTCTTATATACATTGCTGCTGGTGAAATTTATGGGGGAGATAGGAGATTAGAACCACTCCGAGCTGCTTTCCCTAAACTTGTAAGTTTTTTTCGTTGTAAAAAAATCTGTCAAGTATAGCACACCTTGCCATGTCATGACAATAAATCTTTCGCAGTTTTCTAACATACCATTATTTAATGAGATTTCCCCTGTTTTCTGCGAACACCAATTCAGTTATCCAATTGACCAGCATGTCTGGagatttcttttttgttttcagTATTCTGTCAAAGTCATTGTGTAAGCAATGCTGAATATCTTTCAGGTAAGAAAAGAGATGCTGCTAGACTCTGAGGTTCTGCGTCAATTCCAAAATCACTCTTCCCAGATGGCTGCACTTGATTTCATTGTTTCCACAGCCAGTGATGTATTCATTCCCACTTTTGATGGTAACATGGCAAAACTTGTTGAAGGCCACCGGAGGTATGAACCAGCTAAGGCCATCTGATGAACTTGATTGCTTATTCAGAATAAATGCACAGACAGAGATTCTGCAATAAGTTTTTCTTAAAGGAAATCGGTTTATCTGGTTATGACATACTTGCTTGGATTATTATCAACAGGTTCCTGGGTTTCCGGAGAAGTGTGGTGCTAGACCGACGGAAATTAGTTGAACTTCTAGACCTGTACACCAACAAGGCAATCTCTTGGGACAATTTTGCATCTTCTGTTCAGGAAACTCATAAGAGCCGTGTAGCCCAACCATCCTGCAGGCAAAAACTTGAGAACAGACCGAAAGAAGAGGATTACTTCTACGCTAACCCCCACGAATGCCTGGCCAATTCAAGCTTGTGCAGCTAAACCAACTTTCCAGTCTCTGTAAGGTGAGCAGATGAGAGTAAAATCATTTGCAATCTGCTGGAGGCAAGCCGTCGTTTTGATGTGCAGGGGACTGAAGCCAACGGACACAGCCCTTCACGATCATTTGACTGACATTCCTGATGCTCTGTTGTATAGGTCAGTTTTGTTCGTTTCGCGATTGATTCATTTGCTTCCCGACATGCCAAAATAGGGGCCTGTTTGGAGCATGTAAATTTTGGTTTGTTGTCTGCCGTACCTGTTCATTGATGATTTAGTCGTGATAGTGAAAgggagattttttttccttttgcaaaTGCTTCTAATTTTACAAATGTTTAGTGGAAACTTCGCTTTGAAAATCGATATGTCAAAGCTGGAGTATGCAGGACTTGCCTTTCTTTCACGGAAAAGACATGCCAATTTGCTAAGGTTCGATGTAGTTGACTTTCGAAACGGATGCTTGCGATTCTGTATCAGCGTAAGTCTCCTCTGGACTTAACGATTCTGTATATGTCTCGCCCCAGGGCCGTGGCGTGGCCAAAGCTGGCAACGACAAACAGCTACAATGGCATGCCAATCTCCCTACCAGTACCAGGGCCCTCTTCGGGCAGAATGGCGAATTTGAGCGATGTGGTGGCAGGAATGGCGTCGAGTAAACTGAAGAGAAAAGCTCACAGTTGATTCGTGAAATGGTTGAAACGGCTACGAAAACAGTACTAAAACTGAGTCTTCCTCTGGAGAACTCATAATCACAAACACAGCAGCATGAGATGCATGTAACATACTCCCACAATCCCCAGCATTCCATACGGTTTAACAGTGGAAAATTGAGGAGGCAAAACTCCATGAACGCCCTGGTACCGATGTTTCAGTCAACTGCCGATGTACACATGGGCGGATTTCGCGAAGAACGATCCCATGCGCGTGTTAATATCACACAACATTCTGGGAGCAGTACAAGGCAGGCACCCTCacggaaaatgagaaaagaaagggTATATTTCTTTACCACCTCCGTCTTCTTTGATCTCCAATATAACATATAGCTCGACAAGACACATCTATACAAATCGCAGCACTGCTAAACTTGCACAGGGTAATTGAGTATACTTCCAGTTCCTCAGGCCGGTACAGCTACAGGTCTTTGGCTGGTCTTGATTCCTTTGATAGCTGCAGAATTGCATGAGGAGAATCAATAAGAAATTTAGTATCACTTGGTAATGTATACTTGATTCGAAACCTATAtgaaatttcaaattttgaatatCAAAAGTAGACAATTGAATATGGATGCTATCGAGAAGAAAACATGCCTGCAGCATAGTCTGGAGCTCCAAAAACTGCAGAACCAGCAACGATGGCATTCGCCCCAGCTTCAATGACCTGTATGTAAGGAAATGTTAGCTCCTAGCTGGACCAGAAGTTCAGGATTGATCCGTGAAATGGGAGGATAAAGTTAAATGGCAGCACGGAAAAAATCTAAACATGTTACCTTGTAGGCATTGTTAGGACCAACACCACCATCAACCTCAATCCAGGGGTTCACTccctacaaaacaaaaaaaataaataaattttcgATGCTTTGAACGTCAGGGCAGTGAGAATACTTGCAAGCAAACAAGGGGTATACCTTCTCTGCACATAACCTTCTCAAGTCTGCAATTTTCTTTACTTGACTCTCAATAAAGCTCTGGCCACCAAACCCAGGATTGACAGACATGATCAAGACCAGGTCAACAACTGCACACAAAAATTGAAGTAATGCGATTAGAGTGTCAGTACATGTTGGCTTTTCAGTTATTAGGGCAGTGATGAATTGATGAGAAAAGTAGTTAAATGTATACTCAagcaactacaaagttttactGAGATCTTGTCCAATGCAAGCCTTGTGACTACATGGTGGATAGCCAAGAAAGTCAAGAGTGCCATGTGGTCAAAACTATCACCAAATTCTTACAAGAAGAAGCACCATTTTCCTCTTAATAACTAAAATCTCTATTGTAGCTATGCTGGTAGAAGAAAAGCAAAATCAGTGGCGGAATAACAGGATTGAGTAGCCTGTTTAAAGTTTAAACTCCACATGCCTACACGAATGCCCTTGTACTTACTCCAATATCAATCCTCAACAGTCATCATTTACTATTAGTTATAAATAACTAGTAATGAATATATTATAGGGCTTTTGGAACCTAAATGGCAAGAATAGATAGTCTGAACCTGGTCTAGTAACATCAACAGACTTTTTGAACTTCACACACATGTCAAGATACCAGATACTGAAATGAGCGTCATGATCTTACCATCAAGAACATAATCTATTGCGCTGAGTGGAGTCGCTGGATTCAAAACAACTCCTGCCTTTGCTCCTAAACTTTTAATCTGACAGAAAATGGAATACAACATAAGTTCCAACATTCACCATGGCATTAAAAGGGATAACATGACACCACAATGGCTGGGATATTCAAAGATCTGCAAAGCAACTTGTTGTGCCTAGTCCTAAATCACAACTATAGTACATCTCGGAATGTGTTGCTTATAGGACTAACACTAACATGTAACAAGTGTGCTCCTATAGCACGAGCCTAGTAACAGTTCAACCTCACAAATCACACACAGAAAAGGCACTCTCATTTTCGATAGCAGTCCATGATTCTATACTAAATCA encodes the following:
- the LOC101773656 gene encoding uncharacterized protein At1g04910 is translated as MARSRPRVWLLAACAAVLLWASVAQLVAVGRLLLVFGIAGDADPSPPPSVLPPPRIYKSNGYLKISCNGGLNQMRSEICDMVAVARLLNLTMVVPELDKRSFWADQSNFGDIFDVRHFIDSLRDEVHIIKQLPERLDPGDSDVILQMPPVSWSDEKYYLHQILPLFSKYSAIHFNKTDARLANNGISTELQLLRCRVNFHALKFTPQIEGLGNKLVHKLRAKGSFVALHLRYEMDMLAFSGCNHGLSSEEAEELKKMRYAYPWWRDKEIDSQAKRSQGLCPLTPEETSLVLKALGFQKEALIYIAAGEIYGGDRRLEPLRAAFPKLVRKEMLLDSEVLRQFQNHSSQMAALDFIVSTASDVFIPTFDGNMAKLVEGHRRFLGFRRSVVLDRRKLVELLDLYTNKAISWDNFASSVQETHKSRVAQPSCRQKLENRPKEEDYFYANPHECLANSSLCS